The following DNA comes from Allobranchiibius huperziae.
TGCGTCACACGCGTCAGATGGTGCAGCTCTACCGCGAGCGCTACGAGCACCACGGCCACGGTCGCGCCGACCAGGCCATCGTCGGCCTCGGCGGTCAGGTCTTCATGCGCGAGAACAGCCAGGACGCGGTGCGCGAGTTCCGTCCGTACTTCGACGAGGCGCCGGTCTACGGCCACGGGCCGAGCATGGAGGACTTCACGGCACAGACGCCGCTCACCGTCGGATCTCCGCAGCAGGTCATCGAGCGCTACCTGACGATGCGCGAAGCGGTCGGCGACTACCAGCGGCAGCTCTTCCTGATGGACCACGCGGGACTTCCGCTGAAGACGGTCCTGGAGCAGCTGGACATGCTCGGGGAACAGGTCGTGCCCGTCCTGCGCAAGGAGCTCGACGCCCTGCGTCCCGCTGACGTGCCGGCTCACGCGCCCACCCACGCCGAGCTCGTCGCGGCCGGCGCCGACTCGGCCAACGCCCACGTCCTGCCGTCGGTGACCGTCCAGCAGGATTCCGTCGTGGACGACGCGCTGCAGATCAAGGGGGCCTGACATGGTCCAGCGCATCGTCGCCGTCACGGCCGGCCTGTCTGTCCCTTCGTCGACCCGGTTGCTGACCGACCGCATCGTGGCCGCCACCCGCGAACTGGCGAAGGCCCGTGGTGACCAGGTGCAGGTCGGTCGCGGACAGGAGCTGCAGATCGACGTCGTCGAGCTGCGGGATCTGGCCCAGGACATCGCCGCGCACCTGGTGACACGGTTCCCGAGCGAGCGACTCGCACAGGTCCTGGAGGGCGTGAGCACGGCCGACGGCCTGATCGTCGTCACGCCCACGTTCGCGGGCTCCTACAGCGGCCTGTTCAAGTCGTTCTTCGACCTGCTCGAGCCGACGGCACTCGCGGGCACTCCGGTACTGCTGGGCGCCACCGGTGGCACGGCGCGGCACTCGTTGATGCTGGACCACGCGATGCGCCCGCTCTTCGCCTATCTGCAGGCCGAACCGGTCGCCACCGGGATCTTCGCCGCGACCGACGACTTCGCCGACGCGGGCCTGGCACGCAGGATCGACCGTGCCGCCGGCCAGCTCGTCGCGGCGGTCGGCGCGAACGCTTGCACGACGTACGCGGCGGCCGCCGAGGACGTCCCCGCCCCCGCGCAGAGCGAGCTGAGCGCGGTGCCGGACTTCCGGGATCTGCTGTTCGGCAAGCGCTGAGCCGGCTGCCCCTGCACCTGGCGCCGCTGCCCGACGCGCCCGTTTGAGACACTTGCGCACGCTATGACTGCTCTTCTGCCTCCGCTGCGCATCGGCCGCCACACCATCGAGACCCCGGTGGTGCTGGCGCCGATGGCGGGCATCACCAACCGCGCGTTCCGTCGACTGTGCCGTGAGTACGGCGACGCCGGCTCCGCCGCGACGGGCGCGCACAGCCTCTACGTCAGCGAGATGATCACCTCCCGGGCACTGGTCGAGCGGACGCCGCTCACCATGCGCCTGATCAAGCACGATCCCGACGAGTCGCCACGCTCGATCCAGCTCTACAGCGTCGATCCCGTCACGACCGCACAGGCCGTGCACCTCCTCGTGAGTGAGGACCGCTGCGACCACATCGATCTCAACTTCGGCTGCCCGGTCCCGAAAGTCACCCGCAAGGGCGGCGGGTCCGCGCTGCCGTGGAAGACCGAGCTCTTCCGGGCGATCGTGTCGGCAGCGGTGCGCGAGGCGTCGGCGTACGACGTGCCGGTGACCGTGAAGATGCGCAAGGGCATCGACCCGGACCACCTGACCTTCCTGGAGGCGGGCAGGATCGCCGAGGGCGAGGGTGCCGCAGCGGTGGCGTTGCACGCGCGTACGGCCTCGCAGGCGTACTCGGGCACCGCCGACTGGTCGGCCATCGCCCGGTTGAAGGAGGTCGTCACCACGGTGCCGGTGCTCGGCAACGGTGACATCTGGTCGGCGGAGGACGCGATCTCGATGGTCCGCGCCACGGGGTGCGACGGCGTGGTCGTCGGGCGCGGTTGCCTGGGCCGACCCTGGCTCTTCGCCGACCTCGCGGCCGCGTTCGCCGGGAGCGATGTGCAGGTGGTCCCGACCTTGCGTGAGGTGACCGACACCCTGCGCCGGCACGCGGAGTACCTCTGCGAGTTCTACGAGTCGCAGGAGAAGGGCTGCCGCGACATCCGCAAGCACATCGCCTGGTACCTCAAGGGCTTCCGGGTCGGCGGCGAGCTGCGCTCGAGCCTTGCGCTCGTCGACTCGCTCGACGCCCTGGACGCCCTGATCGACTCCCTCGACCTCGATCAGCCCTGGCCGGGGGAGCCGGCCGAGGGTCAGCGCGGCCGGGCCGGCTCCGAGCGCCGCGTCGTGCTCCCGGACGGCTGGCTGACGTCACGATCGATCGACGATCGTCAGCACGCGGAGATCGCGCTCGCCGAACTGGCCGTCTCCGGCGGCTGAGCGGCGCGGCACGACGGTGACGGCGTTCGCCACCGTTGACGGCGTTCGAAGACCGTCAACGAACGTGAACGCCGTCAGTGTGGCGCGGACGTCGTCCGGGCGAAGGCGACGCTGCGGTCAGCGAGCGGTCTGGTCTGTCGAGGCGTCGGACCCCGCATCGATCGGGCGGTCGGGGTCGGTGATCCAGTGCGACCAGGAGCCGATGTAGACCGCCGTGTGCGGGTGGATGCCGGAGGCCTCGAGAGCGAGCGCCAGGTGAGTCGCCTGCACGCCGGACCCGCAGTAGGTGCCGACGTCGGTCTCCGGGCGCACCCCGTGGGCGGTGAACCGCATGGCCAGATCGTCCGGCGGCAGGAATCTGCCGTCGTCCTGGACGTTCTCCAGGGCGGGGGAGCTGAGCGCGCCGGGGATGTGCCCGGCGACCGGATCGATGGTCTCCTCCCGGCCGGCGTAGCGAGCGGCGGGTCGCGCGTCCAGCAGCACCCCACGCTCGACGTACTCCGCCGCGCCGTCCGCGTCGAGCAGCGCGACGTGACCTGTCGTGGCGACGAAGTCTCCATCGGTGGAGGGGGCGTCGGTGGTGATCTCGAGGCCGGCGCCGGTCCAGGCCGCGTAGCCGCCGTCGAGCACCTGCACATCCTCCTTGCCGAAGTAGCGCAGCAGCCACCAACATCGGCTGGCGGCAAGAGAATTGGCCTGGTCGTAGATGACGACCGGTCGATCGTTGTCGACCCCGGCGGCTCGCATCGCTGCCTCGAACACCTCGATCTGCGGCATCGGGTGTCGCCCGCCTGCTCCCGGCTCGCCGGAGCAGACCTGCTCGAACTCCACCCAGGAGGCCCCCGGCAGATGACCCGCGTCGTACGCCGGTCGCTCGCTCGGTGCACCCAGGACCCACCGCGCATCGAGCACGGTCGGAGACGGGCGCTCGCCGGTCAACCAGTCGTGCAGGGCGGCGGCGCCGATGAGCGGACGGAGAGCGCGCTGCATGCCTGCAGACTAGGCGCTCCCGGTGGGGTGGCAACATGTGCGAGCCTGGACGGCATGTGCCGCAACATCCGCCCTCTCAACAACTTCGCTCCACCTGCCACCGACGACGAAGTCCATGCCGCAGCCGTGCAGTACGTGCGCAAGATCGCGGGCACGACCAAGCCGTCCGCCGCCAACCAGGAGGCGTTCGATCGCGCCGTACGACGGGTCACCGAGGCCAGCCGTGAGCTGATCGACTCCCTCGTCACGACCGCCCCTCCGAAGAAGCGCGAGGAAGAAGCGGCCAAGGCCCGCGCGCGAGCACAGGTGCGCTACGACTCTGTGGGGACACGTTGAGCGACAACGACATCCGCATCCAACCGCTGGACCGGGCGGCGCATCGCGCTCTGACGGGATGGATCGCTGACGCCGAGCGGGCCGGTATCGACATCGATGACGCGTCCTCGATGGAGAAGGCCTACGAGGACTACTTCACCTCGGTGCAGGAGACCCCGGCTGCGGAGCGCACGGACCCCACCCAGGTGCTCACGATGATCGGCATCGCGATGGGTGAGCACGTGCAGCGGCGGACCGAGGTGTCCTGGCGCGTGGCGACCGACGCGGACGGTCCCGACCTGGCCCTGGTCGGCGCCGACGAGACCGGGGTCTTCTTCCCGGTCGACCCCGTGGCCGACAACTGGAACGCGGGGCAGCGCGGATGGCTCGCGGAGTTCACCGAGCAGGTGGTCGCTTCCCTGGGCGCCCCGCCCGCATGAGCGGATCCGTCGGCGCCGATCTCGAGTCCACCCACGCGCCGGGTTACACCTCTGCCGACACCGAGCGCTTCCTGCGCGAGGACCCCGCCCTCAAGCGTGCCGACCGCGACGACTTCGCCCGTGACCGGGGCCGCGTGCTGCACTCCGGTGCGCTGCGCCGGCTTGCGACCAAGACGCAGGTCCTGCCGCCCGACACCGACGAGCTGATCCGCAACCGCCTCACGCACTCCCTGGAGGTCGCGCAGATCGGCCGGGAGTTCGGCGCCGACCTGGGATGCAACGCCGACGTGGTCGACATGGCGTGCCTGGCGCACGACCTGGGACACCCGCCGTTCGGCCACAACGGCGAGAACGCGCTGGCCCGCATCGCGCAGGACGCCGGCGGCTTCGAGGGCAACGCCCAGACCTTCCGGGTGCTCACCCGCCTGGAGGCCAAGCGCGCGCGGGACGACGGACGGTCGGTGGGCCTCAATCTCACGCGCGCGTGCCTGGACGCTGCGACCAAGTATCCCTGGCGGCGCGGCGAAAGCTCCTTCGAGACAACGAAGTTCGGCTGTTACGCGGATGATGCGGAGATCTTCGACTGGGTCCGCGCCGGAGCCCCGACGGGCGAGCCGTGCCTCGAGGCGCAGGTCATGGACTGGGCTGACGACGTGGCCTACTCGGTGCACGACGTGGAGGATGGCATCACCTCCGGGCTGGTGCCGCTGCACGCGCTCTGGTCGAGCGAGGAACGCTCTGCCCTGGCGCAGCTCGCGCAGTCGACGTACGCGCCGCAGCTGGACGTCGACCTGCTCGCCGCCTCGCTGGCCGACCTGGTCGGCAGCGGGGTCATACCCCGCTCACACGATCGTTCGCGCGCCGACGTCGCCGCGCTGAAGGACATGACCAGCCGGCTGATCGGTCACTTCGTCAGCGCCGCGACCGGTGCCACGCGCGACCGGTACGGCGTGGGTCCGGCGACCCGGTACGCCGCCCGGGTGGTCATTCCGCAGACGGTGCTGGCCGAGTGCGTCATGCTCAAGGCGATCAACGCTCGGTTCGTACGGCTCACCGAGACCCGGGTGCGGCTGCTGGCCATGCAGCAGGAGGTCATCGCCCAACTCGCCGATGCCTACCTGCAGGACCCGACGCGGCTCGATCCGCTCTTCGCCGAGGATCTGCGACGGGCCGACGACGACGACGCGCGGTTGCGGGTCGTGATCGATCAAGTCGCGTCCCTGACCGACCCGCGCGCCCTCGAATTGGCCAGACTGTGGTCATGATCCCGTTCCCGGCGCTGCAGCGCCCCGTGGTCGCGGCCCCCATGGCCGGCGGTCCGTCCACTCCGGAGTTGGTTGCGGCCGTGTGTGCAGCTGGGGGCACCGGCTTCCTCGCGGCCGGATACCGCTCGCCGGAGGACGTGACGCGCCAGATCGAACGCACCCGCGAGCTCACCGACCGCCCGTTCGGGGTCAACGTCTTCGTCCCGGCGCCGCCCGACGAGCAACCGGGCTCATCCGCGCAGCAGGCCGTGCTGCGGTACGGCGACCGCCTCGCGCCGCTTGCACGACAGCTGCAGGTCGAGTTGCCGCGCGTCGACTGGGCCGACGACGACGCCTACGAGGACAAGATCACCGCACTCGTGCAGGCGCGAGTGCCCCTGGCGTCGTTCACCTTCGGAGTCCCGGACGGTGAGGTCGTCGAGCGGTTGCACGGCGTGGGCAGCTGCGTGGTGGTCACCGTG
Coding sequences within:
- a CDS encoding CE1759 family FMN reductase, with the translated sequence MVQRIVAVTAGLSVPSSTRLLTDRIVAATRELAKARGDQVQVGRGQELQIDVVELRDLAQDIAAHLVTRFPSERLAQVLEGVSTADGLIVVTPTFAGSYSGLFKSFFDLLEPTALAGTPVLLGATGGTARHSLMLDHAMRPLFAYLQAEPVATGIFAATDDFADAGLARRIDRAAGQLVAAVGANACTTYAAAAEDVPAPAQSELSAVPDFRDLLFGKR
- the dusB gene encoding tRNA dihydrouridine synthase DusB is translated as MTALLPPLRIGRHTIETPVVLAPMAGITNRAFRRLCREYGDAGSAATGAHSLYVSEMITSRALVERTPLTMRLIKHDPDESPRSIQLYSVDPVTTAQAVHLLVSEDRCDHIDLNFGCPVPKVTRKGGGSALPWKTELFRAIVSAAVREASAYDVPVTVKMRKGIDPDHLTFLEAGRIAEGEGAAAVALHARTASQAYSGTADWSAIARLKEVVTTVPVLGNGDIWSAEDAISMVRATGCDGVVVGRGCLGRPWLFADLAAAFAGSDVQVVPTLREVTDTLRRHAEYLCEFYESQEKGCRDIRKHIAWYLKGFRVGGELRSSLALVDSLDALDALIDSLDLDQPWPGEPAEGQRGRAGSERRVVLPDGWLTSRSIDDRQHAEIALAELAVSGG
- a CDS encoding sulfurtransferase is translated as MQRALRPLIGAAALHDWLTGERPSPTVLDARWVLGAPSERPAYDAGHLPGASWVEFEQVCSGEPGAGGRHPMPQIEVFEAAMRAAGVDNDRPVVIYDQANSLAASRCWWLLRYFGKEDVQVLDGGYAAWTGAGLEITTDAPSTDGDFVATTGHVALLDADGAAEYVERGVLLDARPAARYAGREETIDPVAGHIPGALSSPALENVQDDGRFLPPDDLAMRFTAHGVRPETDVGTYCGSGVQATHLALALEASGIHPHTAVYIGSWSHWITDPDRPIDAGSDASTDQTAR
- a CDS encoding DUF2277 domain-containing protein produces the protein MCRNIRPLNNFAPPATDDEVHAAAVQYVRKIAGTTKPSAANQEAFDRAVRRVTEASRELIDSLVTTAPPKKREEEAAKARARAQVRYDSVGTR
- a CDS encoding DUF3806 domain-containing protein — protein: MSDNDIRIQPLDRAAHRALTGWIADAERAGIDIDDASSMEKAYEDYFTSVQETPAAERTDPTQVLTMIGIAMGEHVQRRTEVSWRVATDADGPDLALVGADETGVFFPVDPVADNWNAGQRGWLAEFTEQVVASLGAPPA
- a CDS encoding deoxyguanosinetriphosphate triphosphohydrolase, whose translation is MSGSVGADLESTHAPGYTSADTERFLREDPALKRADRDDFARDRGRVLHSGALRRLATKTQVLPPDTDELIRNRLTHSLEVAQIGREFGADLGCNADVVDMACLAHDLGHPPFGHNGENALARIAQDAGGFEGNAQTFRVLTRLEAKRARDDGRSVGLNLTRACLDAATKYPWRRGESSFETTKFGCYADDAEIFDWVRAGAPTGEPCLEAQVMDWADDVAYSVHDVEDGITSGLVPLHALWSSEERSALAQLAQSTYAPQLDVDLLAASLADLVGSGVIPRSHDRSRADVAALKDMTSRLIGHFVSAATGATRDRYGVGPATRYAARVVIPQTVLAECVMLKAINARFVRLTETRVRLLAMQQEVIAQLADAYLQDPTRLDPLFAEDLRRADDDDARLRVVIDQVASLTDPRALELARLWS